aagaatttaatcaatttatttataaattgtcacatttattttcctttattGTAACAAACCTTGAACATCCAAATCCGGTAAATTCTTAACggtttcttttaattcatcGACGGAACAACAATAACTATATCCATCTTGAGAATCGTGTTGATCCCAACTCAACCAATTGATTCCATCGCAAATATCGTTGCAAATAATTTGATCGGTTAAATCTTCGACGTAGGGGTTGTTAACCCCGACGAAAGCAATCGCGGATTTAGTGCTTGGCTCATAAACTACTTTCCAGTAAAGTTGAGGAACCGGAATTTGTTTAACATCTCCGTTTACGTAAAGATACAATTCGATTTCTTCGCCGGTTTCTTCGTGGGGTAAAGTGGCGACTCCGTGAGTTCCGGTGTAAACAACAAGATCTTTTTGTTCATCAGCGGCGTATCCACGAACGTCTTGTTCTAATGAATTCCAATTTCTTCCGTTGAATGTTTGCCATTGCGGGGCTGcgtttaagaaataaaacgttCCTCTTTGGTGGGCTCCATAAACGAAGTCGGCTTTCGCTGTTAAATGACCTCGGGACATAAAATAATCACTCGATTGCGCGATGTATTTATAAGAACTCGAAGGTAACCCAAGAAGGGCGTTTATGGTCGTTCTTTGAGTGTTTCTGGTGTATAAATTATCTACATTTGGTGCGGTGAAATGTTCTGCGTTCCATCCAGGTCTTGGAAAACCACTTTGGTATCCCCCGATGCTTCTCGGCAAATCGAAACGGCTGTAAAGGGTTGTTTGAAGGTCTTCGTCAAAACAGATAtcgatgattttcaaaaatctgtTTTCGTCGACTTCGAAACCTATTTCAAAGGGAGTTTTTCCATTTGTGCAAGTGGCGTCTTCTATCTTTTTAGCTACGTGATAAGGATTTGATTTACATGTGATATCGGAAAAGTAAACGGTTTGGCCGTCGATGTCGAATTTTCCACCGTTACAAATCGCTTCGTCAACTCTATTTCCAGACACTCCATCgattactaaattattattgggaCAAGCAACTTCAACGACATCTCCGTCGTTAAGAACGATTTTATCACCGGAAGTTGGTTGATAAAAAGCTTCTTGACCCACCCCGCCGTTTGGTTTTATCACCAAGGGTTGGGGATCCCCCAAATCGTTATTAATCGAAATTGTACATCcttaataatacaaattaaattgattaataagatttaattttattttattgtttctaCCTGATCTTGGAGCTGCGTAGGTTGAAAGAACTTGGAGCGCGATgagaacaaagaaaattcgTGAATTCATTGTGAATCGAACTAAAAGAATACGGTTCGGGCAccttatatataaattttaaaccgtTATCaaacaattgtttttatttattagtaaaaATGTGAATTGATGTAATGGATAATTTCTTAATTGAAAAACACTTAATTTAGTGCAAGATAgcatcaataaaaattgtttttacgtagattttaattataaagtaaTCATTTAATTCGAAATTACAACATTGatgtttaaaaacgttttttaaattaattaaaaaaaaatttgaaatttgactTAAGTTATGCAACACAAATAACATccgtcaaattttatttattttaatgaataaaaaaataaaaattgatttttataaaaacctcatcataaaaatggttaatactttaattaatttgatttttaataattttaattcatcttaATCAACAAATTATATGTTCCATCTCTTATTGAAATCTAAAAGTACTTTATTTGTTAGTATCAAAGCTTTCTAATAGATGGCTCCACCCCAAGATGTATTTAATATCATCTGTCGCAATGGAGCCGATTTAATTCTTTGTATGTAAGTTGAATAATTACTTTGTGAACGTTTTTTAAGATACATTAATAAGCACTGAACCTCACATCCTTCTCAAATCATAATGTGGAAATGTCACAAATGCGGAAAACCGGTCTATTTCGGtgagtaaaattttaattaatttttatattattaactaattaaatcgtttcaaaACTTAAGCGGAACGTAAACAATCTCTCGGTTACGACTGGCATCCGGAGTGTTTACGCTGCGAAGAATGCGGTAAACGCTTAAATCCAGGCCAACATGCAGAACACAAAGGTGTTCCCTACTGTCATGTTCCTTGTTACGGCGCTTTATTTGGACCTCAATTGTTCGGGCATGGTACCAGGGTTGAGTCCCATAAGAGTTTCGGCCAACATCAAAATTCCCCCAAAGTTGGAACAGGTCCAATATTACCTCGAACCCATCTCgactcaaaattaaaagtttacaaTCAATTTTACGAGGGGAAAAGCAACGAAATTCGTAGCAGAGAAGTTAATGGTCGTTTGGTGCTTGAGGGATCATTAAGAATCCATTGGGGTGTTATGGGGGTGATAcacctaaaagaa
This region of Onthophagus taurus isolate NC chromosome 3, IU_Otau_3.0, whole genome shotgun sequence genomic DNA includes:
- the LOC111416104 gene encoding uncharacterized protein — protein: MNSRIFFVLIALQVLSTYAAPRSGCTISINNDLGDPQPLVIKPNGGVGQEAFYQPTSGDKIVLNDGDVVEVACPNNNLVIDGVSGNRVDEAICNGGKFDIDGQTVYFSDITCKSNPYHVAKKIEDATCTNGKTPFEIGFEVDENRFLKIIDICFDEDLQTTLYSRFDLPRSIGGYQSGFPRPGWNAEHFTAPNVDNLYTRNTQRTTINALLGLPSSSYKYIAQSSDYFMSRGHLTAKADFVYGAHQRGTFYFLNAAPQWQTFNGRNWNSLEQDVRGYAADEQKDLVVYTGTHGVATLPHEETGEEIELYLYVNGDVKQIPVPQLYWKVVYEPSTKSAIAFVGVNNPYVEDLTDQIICNDICDGINWLSWDQHDSQDGYSYCCSVDELKETVKNLPDLDVQGLLQ